Proteins encoded in a region of the Brevefilum fermentans genome:
- a CDS encoding S41 family peptidase: protein MESKSLRTCLLTVLALVFLVFVFGLGFGAGYVTPRLLGRTPSVTGPVTCPPCPETVITPGEDGETVVVTPIECPKCPEIPYVDAEGDTPEELQGLFNPFWETWDIVHELYVDQPVDQLALMRGAIIGMLDALGDKHTSYMTPDEFKQANENLEGEYEGIGAWVDTSGDYIEIISPMRGSPAAEAGLQPKDLVIAIDGEDMTGIPGDLALKRILGPAGTQVTLTIRRGDETFDVVITRANIIVPTVESEMLEDNIAYIQLSNYGDKTTQQLRDALKSLQSQKPEGLILDLRGNGGGYLNTAIQVVSEFIADGVVMFEQYGDGETFTYQAIPGGLATKIPLVVLVDGGTASAAEITAGAIQDHNRAPLVGDVTYGKGSVQSWITLKNDAGGVRVTIARWLTPNGRQISEIGLEPEYIVELTVEDYEAGLDPQLDKAIEVLKELIK from the coding sequence ATGGAATCGAAAAGCCTCCGCACCTGTTTATTGACAGTCCTCGCATTGGTTTTTTTGGTATTTGTCTTCGGACTGGGTTTTGGCGCTGGTTATGTCACCCCCCGACTGCTGGGGAGAACGCCTTCCGTTACGGGGCCGGTCACCTGCCCGCCCTGTCCTGAGACGGTCATCACGCCGGGCGAAGATGGTGAAACCGTTGTTGTCACGCCAATTGAGTGCCCCAAATGCCCTGAAATCCCCTATGTGGATGCCGAGGGCGATACTCCCGAGGAATTGCAAGGTTTATTTAACCCCTTCTGGGAGACCTGGGATATTGTCCACGAACTGTATGTTGATCAACCCGTAGACCAATTGGCGCTGATGCGCGGCGCCATCATCGGCATGCTGGATGCCCTGGGTGACAAGCATACCTCTTATATGACGCCCGATGAGTTTAAACAGGCCAATGAAAACCTGGAAGGTGAATATGAGGGTATTGGCGCCTGGGTCGATACCTCCGGAGACTATATCGAGATCATCAGCCCCATGCGCGGTTCCCCGGCTGCTGAAGCGGGCTTGCAACCCAAAGACCTCGTCATCGCTATTGACGGCGAGGATATGACCGGCATTCCAGGCGACCTGGCGCTCAAGCGCATCCTTGGCCCTGCCGGAACCCAAGTAACCCTCACCATCCGTCGCGGCGACGAGACCTTCGATGTCGTCATTACGCGTGCGAATATCATCGTCCCCACCGTGGAATCTGAAATGCTGGAAGACAACATCGCCTATATTCAATTATCGAACTACGGCGATAAAACCACCCAACAACTGCGAGATGCTTTAAAGAGCCTGCAGTCACAGAAGCCGGAAGGTTTGATCCTCGACCTGCGCGGCAATGGCGGCGGTTACCTCAACACCGCTATCCAGGTGGTTTCAGAATTCATCGCTGACGGTGTGGTCATGTTCGAGCAATATGGCGATGGCGAAACCTTCACATACCAGGCAATACCGGGTGGGTTAGCCACCAAAATTCCGCTTGTGGTGCTGGTTGATGGGGGTACTGCTTCCGCTGCGGAGATCACCGCCGGTGCCATCCAGGACCACAACCGGGCGCCGCTGGTGGGCGACGTAACGTATGGCAAGGGTTCTGTTCAAAGCTGGATTACGCTGAAAAACGATGCGGGCGGTGTGCGTGTCACAATTGCCCGCTGGCTCACACCTAACGGGCGCCAGATCAGCGAAATCGGCCTGGAACCTGAATATATCGTCGAATTAACCGTCGAAGATTACGAGGCTGGGCTCGATCCGCAATTGGATAAAGCCATCGAGGTCTTGAAAGAATTGATAAAATAA